In Chelonia mydas isolate rCheMyd1 chromosome 28, rCheMyd1.pri.v2, whole genome shotgun sequence, a single window of DNA contains:
- the LOC119563581 gene encoding GATOR complex protein DEPDC5, giving the protein MHLLQEAIAHRFGFVQDKYSASAFNFPSENKPQYIHVTGTVSLQLPYSKRKFSCGQQRRRRNSTSSTNQNMFCEERIGYNWAHNTMLTKTWRSSATGDEKFADRLLKDFTEFCWNKDGRLVLFWTGCLDKMHASAP; this is encoded by the exons ATGCATCTGCTTCAGGAGGCAATTGCACACAG ATTTGGATTTGTGCAAGATAAATACTCTGCCTCTGCATTCAACTTCCCATCTGAGAACAAACCCCAGTACATCCATGTCACAG GGACGGTTTCTCTGCAGCTGCCTTACTCCAAGCGGAAATTTTCCTGTGGACAGCAACGACGGCGGCGCAACTCCACCAGCTCAACCAATCAGAACATGTTTTGTGAAGAGCGCATTGGTTACAACTGGGCCCACAATACCATGCTGACCAAAACGTGGAGGTCCAGTGCCACAGGGGATGAGAAGTTCGCAGATCGCTTGCTGAAAGACTTCACAGAGTTCTGCTGGAATAAAGATGGCCGGCTCGTCCTGTTCTGGACTGGCTGTCTGGATAAGATGCATGCCAGTGCACCATGA
- the LOC119564644 gene encoding uncharacterized protein LOC119564644, which yields MKGLPSSSGARRGPHNRENRRCCTGQATGLPTPCPAGHHDSERMSDAVPLTRGAGCSDVGGLAPLRYVDDQGQPTQEYPLNPNGSPLGIAGLCSPDGRHLAMMPHPERCVLPWQWAWMPPDWRRTMEVSPGCACSRTPASGAWSTPRGSPDCGAQSPAGLVSQEQKAPMEFNTQLGQETQRYCCSSICAKEKLVFQLDLGS from the exons ATGAAGGGCCTGCCCAGCTCTAGTGGAGCACGCCGGGGTCCGCACAACCGGGAGAACCGCCGTTGCTGTACAGGGCAAGCAactgggctccccactccctgccctgctggccaTCATGACAGTGAGAGAAT gtcggatgCGGTTCCGCTCACCCGAGGTGCTGGCTGCAGTGACGTCGGGGGCTTGGCCCCGCTGCGCTACGTGGATGACCAGGGCCAGCCCACCCAGGagtaccccctgaaccccaaCGGCTCCCCGCTGGGCATCGCCGGGCTCTGCTCGCCCGACGGGCGCCATTTGGCCATGATGCCCCACCCCGAGCGCTGCGTCCTGCCCTGGCAGTGGGCCTGGATGCCGCCCGACTGGCGCCGCACCATGGAGGTCTCGCCTGGCTGCGCATGTTCCAGAACGCCTGCGAGTGGTGCCTGGAGCACCCCGAGGGGGAGTCCTGACTGCGGAGCCCAGTCGCCAGCCGGTCTCGTATCCCAAG AGCAGAAAGCTCCCATGGAATTTAATACCCAGCTCGGACAAGAGACACAGAGATACTGCTGCTCGTCAATTTGTGCAAAGGAAAAACTCGTTTTTCAACTGGACCTTGGCTCCTAG